In the Oncorhynchus nerka isolate Pitt River linkage group LG2, Oner_Uvic_2.0, whole genome shotgun sequence genome, one interval contains:
- the LOC115139133 gene encoding small ribosomal subunit protein bS16m-like, with protein MVHLSSFLLKTYHGGHIVIRLAMAGHKQSNRPFYRIVAAYNKRARDSKYIEQLGSYDPLPNIYNEKLVSINSDRIKYWMGCGAHPTKPVAKLLGLAGFFPLHPMTVTETERHRALAELAVEAAPEDGVKQQKLA; from the exons ATGGTCCATCTAT CATCCTTCCTACTGAAGACGTACCATGGAGGACACATTGTCATCAGATTGGCAATGGCTGGCCACAAACAGTCTAACAGACCTTTCTACCGCATTGTGGCAGCTTACAACAAGCGAGCACGAGACAGTAAATACATAGAACAGCTGGGCTCTTATGACCCCCTGCCAAACATCTACAATGAGAAACTGGTCAGCATCAACTCTGACAGGATCAAGTACTGGATGGGCTGTGGTGCACATCCCACGAAGCCTGTGGCCAAACTTCTAG GACTGGCTGGGTTCTTCCCCCTGCATCCCATGACGGTGACAGAAACAGAGCGTCACAGGGCCCTGGCAGAACTAGCAGTGGAAGCAGCTCCAGAGGATGGAGTTAAGCAGCAGAAACTAGCATAG